In Gammaproteobacteria bacterium (ex Lamellibrachia satsuma), a single genomic region encodes these proteins:
- a CDS encoding efflux RND transporter periplasmic adaptor subunit gives MEKLTLRPIPTEIEAPGEILLNAYASSQVTPRIEAQVIKRHIRLGSPVSVGGPLVTLSSVSMAEGQGALLVAAQEWRRVKKLGKKVVSERRYLEAQVAFQQARSKLLAYGLTTGQTDRLVKGNAIRQADGRFTLLSPQAGTVIQDDFIIGQMIEPGELLFKITDESRLWVQARINPESVPHINMGASARVLAGTEWIDGKVIQVHHALDETTRTLAVRLEIPNPADRLHPGQFVTARIKTGESGQNALTLPLDAVMRSPDGDWQVFVEEEPGEFEPKEIELLRQLPGLAVISGLKPGTLVVTQGAFFVQSELAKSGFEVHNH, from the coding sequence GTGGAGAAATTAACCCTTCGCCCCATTCCCACTGAGATCGAAGCCCCGGGGGAGATCCTGCTCAATGCCTACGCATCCAGTCAGGTCACACCACGTATCGAGGCCCAGGTTATAAAACGCCATATTCGCCTCGGGAGTCCCGTTTCTGTGGGGGGACCTCTGGTTACGCTCTCCAGCGTCTCTATGGCAGAGGGCCAAGGCGCCCTGCTGGTCGCCGCCCAGGAGTGGAGAAGAGTGAAGAAATTGGGCAAGAAGGTGGTTTCAGAGAGACGTTATCTGGAGGCTCAGGTGGCTTTTCAACAGGCCCGTTCCAAGCTGTTGGCTTATGGCCTGACAACCGGCCAGACTGATCGGCTGGTCAAAGGAAACGCGATCCGTCAGGCAGACGGCCGCTTTACCCTGCTCTCACCCCAGGCCGGTACAGTAATCCAGGACGATTTCATCATCGGACAGATGATTGAACCCGGTGAACTGCTGTTCAAAATCACCGACGAATCCAGACTCTGGGTTCAGGCCCGGATCAATCCGGAGTCAGTACCTCACATCAACATGGGTGCATCAGCCCGTGTGCTGGCAGGAACGGAATGGATAGATGGCAAAGTCATCCAGGTACATCACGCACTGGATGAGACCACCCGCACTCTGGCGGTTCGCCTGGAGATCCCCAATCCGGCAGACCGGCTCCATCCCGGTCAGTTCGTGACGGCCAGGATCAAGACCGGCGAGTCAGGGCAGAACGCCCTCACCCTGCCACTGGATGCCGTAATGCGTAGTCCCGATGGGGATTGGCAGGTCTTTGTAGAAGAGGAACCCGGCGAGTTCGAACCCAAAGAGATTGAGCTGCTCCGGCAACTGCCCGGTCTGGCTGTGATTAGTGGACTGAAACCTGGAACCCTCGTGGTCACACAGGGTGCCTTCTTTGTGCAATCGGAACTGGCCAAGTCCGGTTTCGAAGTCCACAACCATTGA
- a CDS encoding TolC family protein, which yields MSFSIYRYAGLFACLFIFTAWTPAVYSKGQPPQEVELQQLAAIVNQALDSNPEIQAAKAAVGTAQARLTGAGLPLNNPELEVEAERTDISTYTLGISQTIDWYNKQDAMEQAVRAELNVARAQVTALNLVKSAELLKAIGGIATHHEITTLSRRRAGILERFSRLAEQRHAAGDIPQVELELARLSLTEAVMLHAGAGSEFIQVKSDYFSLSGLTLDNNIQIPDQLPAGLSSTLNEETLVRNHPQVQVAQLMTQASRQHIHAVDQERKADPTLGLRAGREESENLLALTFSIPLQVRNDFQSSVNAAQAEALSAEQEAQQTYRNLITRLRSARERYLLVADAWSLWVSHGRTSLHQRIDLLEALWQAGEMSTTDYLLQVQQTLDTQIAGVRLQGDLWSTWVDWLSASGTLDTWLSKTSEEE from the coding sequence ATGTCATTCTCCATCTACAGGTATGCAGGCCTGTTCGCCTGTTTATTTATCTTCACTGCCTGGACACCAGCTGTGTATTCCAAGGGGCAACCACCCCAAGAGGTGGAACTCCAACAACTGGCTGCCATCGTCAACCAGGCACTGGACTCAAACCCGGAGATACAGGCAGCTAAAGCCGCCGTGGGCACCGCACAGGCAAGGCTGACAGGTGCCGGTCTGCCATTGAATAACCCGGAACTTGAAGTGGAGGCTGAACGCACCGACATCAGCACCTACACCCTCGGCATCAGTCAGACCATCGACTGGTACAATAAACAGGATGCCATGGAGCAGGCTGTGCGGGCGGAACTGAATGTTGCCCGAGCACAGGTTACGGCTCTGAACCTGGTGAAGTCAGCGGAGCTTCTCAAGGCGATAGGTGGGATTGCCACCCATCACGAGATCACCACACTCTCCAGGCGCCGCGCCGGGATACTGGAACGCTTCTCTCGACTCGCCGAACAACGTCATGCAGCCGGAGACATACCCCAGGTGGAGTTGGAACTGGCACGCCTTTCACTTACAGAGGCCGTCATGCTACATGCCGGAGCCGGCAGCGAATTCATCCAGGTAAAAAGCGACTATTTCAGCCTCAGCGGCCTGACACTGGACAATAACATCCAGATACCTGACCAGCTGCCTGCCGGCCTCTCCAGCACGTTGAATGAAGAAACACTCGTGCGAAATCATCCCCAGGTGCAAGTTGCGCAGCTGATGACGCAAGCTTCCCGGCAGCATATTCATGCCGTGGATCAGGAACGTAAAGCCGACCCCACACTCGGCTTGAGAGCGGGACGCGAAGAGAGTGAAAACCTGCTTGCCCTCACCTTCTCCATCCCCCTGCAGGTCAGAAACGATTTCCAAAGCAGTGTGAATGCCGCTCAGGCAGAGGCGTTGTCAGCGGAACAGGAGGCACAGCAGACCTACCGGAATCTGATAACACGACTCAGGAGCGCACGGGAGCGCTATCTGCTGGTTGCCGATGCCTGGTCCCTGTGGGTTTCACATGGGCGCACCAGTCTGCACCAGCGTATCGATTTGCTGGAAGCCCTGTGGCAGGCCGGCGAGATGAGCACCACTGACTACCTGTTACAGGTGCAGCAGACACTGGATACACAGATCGCCGGGGTCAGACTCCAAGGCGATCTGTGGAGCACCTGGGTCGATTGGTTGAGTGCCTCGGGCACCCTGGACACATGGTTGAGCAAAACATCGGAGGAGGAGTAA
- the lysS gene encoding lysine--tRNA ligase — MNDQVQDENKLIAQRRDKLNQLRETGNAFPNDFRRDCMTGELHAEYDEKPDEELEALGLRVSIAGRMMSRRVMGKASFAHLQDMSGRMQLFVQRDSLEEGVYNTQFKKWDIGDIIGAEGVLFKTRTGELSVKVDSVRLLTKALRPLPEKFHGLSDQEQRYRQRYVDLIMNEATRETFRTRTQVVQFIRNYLNSKQFMEVETPMMQVIPGGATARPFTTKHNALDMDLFLRIAPELYLKRLVVGGFERVYEINRNFRNEGLSSRHNPEFTMLEFYEAYADFNDLMNLTEDMLRAMCEAVLGKTTIDYQGESYDFGAPFQRMSIKESILHFNPDISEAELDDLESARAIAKRLEIPLKDIYGLGKVQIEIFEKTVEHRLMNPTFITAYPTEVSPLARRNDENPFVTDRFEFFVGGREIANGFSELNDAEDQAERFRKQVEEKDAGDDEAMHFDDDYVRALEHGMPPTAGEGIGIDRLVMLLTDSPSIRDVLLFPHMRPEV, encoded by the coding sequence ATGAATGATCAGGTACAGGACGAAAACAAGCTCATCGCCCAGCGGCGTGATAAGTTGAACCAGCTGCGTGAAACCGGCAACGCTTTCCCCAACGATTTCCGGCGTGACTGCATGACGGGCGAATTGCATGCGGAGTACGATGAAAAGCCGGATGAAGAATTGGAAGCCCTCGGACTGCGGGTCTCCATTGCAGGACGCATGATGAGCCGCCGGGTTATGGGCAAGGCAAGCTTCGCGCATTTGCAGGATATGTCGGGCCGTATGCAGCTCTTCGTGCAGCGGGATTCCCTGGAAGAGGGGGTCTACAACACCCAGTTCAAGAAGTGGGATATCGGCGACATCATCGGCGCGGAAGGCGTGCTGTTTAAAACCCGCACCGGCGAACTCTCCGTCAAGGTCGATAGTGTTCGTCTGCTCACCAAGGCGCTGCGTCCACTTCCGGAAAAGTTTCATGGCCTGTCGGATCAGGAACAGCGTTACCGCCAAAGGTACGTGGATCTGATCATGAACGAGGCGACACGGGAGACATTCCGCACCCGTACCCAGGTGGTTCAGTTCATCCGCAACTATCTGAACAGCAAGCAGTTCATGGAGGTGGAAACCCCCATGATGCAGGTCATCCCCGGCGGTGCAACCGCGCGTCCCTTCACCACTAAACATAACGCCTTGGACATGGACCTGTTCCTGCGTATCGCGCCGGAACTCTATCTCAAACGTCTTGTGGTGGGTGGATTTGAGCGGGTTTACGAGATCAATCGCAATTTTCGCAATGAGGGCCTCTCCAGTCGCCACAATCCTGAGTTCACCATGCTGGAGTTCTATGAGGCATATGCGGATTTTAATGATCTGATGAATCTCACGGAGGATATGCTGCGCGCCATGTGTGAGGCGGTGTTGGGTAAGACCACGATCGACTATCAGGGCGAGTCCTACGATTTTGGTGCGCCGTTTCAGCGTATGTCGATAAAAGAGTCAATCCTCCACTTCAATCCCGATATCAGTGAAGCGGAGCTCGATGATCTCGAGAGCGCCCGGGCAATCGCAAAGCGCCTCGAGATTCCCCTGAAAGATATCTATGGTCTGGGCAAGGTGCAGATCGAAATCTTCGAGAAGACGGTTGAGCATCGCTTGATGAACCCGACGTTTATCACCGCCTACCCGACAGAGGTTTCCCCCCTGGCCCGTCGCAACGATGAAAACCCTTTCGTCACCGATCGTTTCGAGTTTTTTGTCGGTGGCCGCGAGATCGCCAACGGTTTTTCGGAGCTCAATGATGCAGAGGATCAGGCAGAGCGTTTCCGCAAACAGGTTGAGGAGAAGGATGCGGGTGATGATGAAGCGATGCATTTTGATGACGACTATGTGCGCGCACTCGAACACGGTATGCCGCCAACTGCCGGTGAGGGTATCGGCATCGACCGGTTGGTGATGTTGCTCACCGATTCTCCCTCCATCCGCGATGTTCTGTTGTTCCCACACATGCGGCCAGAGGTGTAA
- a CDS encoding sigma-70 family RNA polymerase sigma factor has translation MSKRRFDVEALMANFMEGDTDAFESLYERYKGRIYRYVVRHCGTGEQGRLLYQKFWAGFVEARRLSPTPRHLKTSLYRILHRQLRSFCQESGEATVYPAGELVAGDDGVQWGVLLIDLVRALPYRQRESFLFRYEIGLNCAAIALVLGESGFTIEERIRSAEQELSVRLAAAGCADTTREALKSYYSETRRVKPPVTWDRDILQVLPQWLGEKAPQEESNEAGLLARGFSAALRRLKSGSGALKKGLRQSVEPAGAKMPLPATNQ, from the coding sequence GTGAGTAAACGGAGGTTCGATGTTGAAGCCTTGATGGCGAATTTCATGGAAGGTGATACAGACGCGTTTGAAAGTCTCTATGAGCGGTACAAGGGCAGAATCTATCGGTATGTCGTGCGGCATTGCGGTACTGGTGAACAGGGCAGGCTGCTCTACCAAAAGTTCTGGGCAGGCTTTGTCGAGGCCCGCAGGCTCTCACCCACTCCAAGACATCTCAAGACCAGTCTCTACAGGATATTGCATCGGCAACTGCGTAGCTTCTGTCAGGAGAGTGGAGAAGCAACAGTCTATCCGGCTGGAGAGCTGGTTGCCGGGGATGATGGCGTACAGTGGGGCGTACTACTGATTGACCTGGTGCGTGCGTTGCCATACCGGCAGCGGGAGTCTTTTCTCTTTCGCTATGAAATAGGGCTGAACTGCGCGGCAATCGCGCTGGTGCTCGGAGAGTCAGGTTTTACCATTGAAGAGCGTATCCGGTCGGCAGAACAGGAACTCTCAGTGCGATTGGCGGCTGCGGGCTGTGCTGATACGACAAGGGAGGCTCTGAAGTCTTATTACAGCGAAACCCGAAGGGTGAAACCGCCAGTTACCTGGGATAGGGATATTCTTCAGGTGTTACCACAGTGGCTGGGGGAGAAGGCGCCACAAGAAGAAAGCAATGAGGCCGGCCTGTTGGCGCGTGGATTCAGTGCTGCGCTTCGAAGATTGAAATCGGGCTCTGGTGCCCTAAAAAAGGGTCTTCGTCAGAGTGTGGAGCCTGCTGGGGCGAAGATGCCTTTACCTGCAACCAACCAGTAG
- a CDS encoding SO_0444 family Cu/Zn efflux transporter, protein MDFLTNLADLYLDAAPWLLLGLIAAGLIKAWLPEDRLNQWLGGEGLWPVIKAALIGAPLPLCSCGVLPAALGIRRAGASKGVTLSFMIATPETGPDSIAVSYALLGPFMAVVRPIAAVLSAVFTGLLATKEQMKPLPLVVACNEGTCCENGCQTEVKDFPPDPLNKSLRGLRYAFNDILDDLVLWLGLGLVLAALVATLVPPLMMAEWGSGLSAKLLMLLVGIPMYVCATASTPIAAGLLLAGISPGTVLVFLLAGPATNIATIAVITREMGKMTTVAYLSGISLSSVLLGLVTDYLVTIFDIDIMAQLDMSGESLPGWVALISGALLLIMAIKPLRQSLGIIRK, encoded by the coding sequence ATGGACTTTCTGACAAACCTTGCTGACCTCTACCTGGATGCTGCCCCCTGGCTGCTGTTGGGACTGATTGCCGCCGGACTGATCAAAGCCTGGCTGCCGGAAGACCGTCTCAACCAGTGGCTGGGCGGAGAGGGTCTTTGGCCTGTCATCAAGGCCGCCCTGATCGGTGCTCCGCTCCCCCTCTGCTCCTGCGGCGTACTGCCTGCTGCACTGGGCATTCGACGAGCCGGTGCATCCAAAGGCGTCACTCTCTCCTTCATGATCGCCACACCAGAGACAGGCCCTGACTCTATCGCCGTCTCCTACGCCCTGCTCGGCCCTTTCATGGCGGTGGTTCGCCCCATCGCCGCTGTCCTGAGTGCGGTGTTTACCGGACTATTGGCCACGAAGGAACAAATGAAACCTCTCCCCCTGGTGGTCGCTTGCAATGAAGGCACTTGTTGCGAAAATGGCTGCCAAACCGAAGTAAAGGACTTCCCTCCGGATCCTCTCAACAAGAGCTTGCGGGGTCTGCGCTACGCCTTCAATGATATCCTCGACGACCTTGTACTGTGGCTGGGACTGGGGCTGGTTCTCGCCGCATTGGTAGCCACACTGGTTCCGCCCCTGATGATGGCCGAGTGGGGCAGCGGATTATCCGCAAAACTGTTGATGCTGTTGGTGGGAATACCGATGTACGTTTGCGCTACCGCCTCCACTCCCATTGCCGCTGGGTTACTTCTCGCGGGCATCTCCCCCGGCACCGTGTTGGTCTTCCTGCTGGCAGGACCCGCAACAAATATCGCCACAATTGCCGTGATAACAAGGGAAATGGGGAAAATGACCACAGTGGCCTATCTTTCGGGCATCAGCCTGTCGAGCGTTTTACTCGGGTTAGTAACGGACTATCTTGTCACTATATTCGACATCGACATCATGGCTCAGCTCGATATGAGCGGTGAAAGCCTGCCTGGATGGGTTGCACTCATCAGCGGCGCTCTGTTGCTAATAATGGCCATCAAACCACTACGGCAATCCTTAGGAATCATCCGAAAATAG
- the prfB gene encoding peptide chain release factor 2 (programmed frameshift), which translates to MQDINPITNLINDLKGRTQSLRGYLDYPEKQERLTEVLRELEDPAIWSDPAKAQTLGRERAALETIVLTIDELEGGLGDAADLLEMAVEEGDEEMVSSVDADLKSYEQQVSSLEFRRMFSGEMDPSNAFLDIQAGSGGTEAQDWAEMLLRMYLRWGEARGFKTELMEVSAGDVAGIKSATIRFEGDHAFGWLRTEIGVHRLVRKSPFDSGNRRHTSFAAVFVSPEIDDSIEVEINPADLRIDVYRASGAGGQHVNRTESAVRITHNPTGTVVQCQNDRSQHKNKDHAMKQLRAKLYELEIQKQRDSQAAVEETKSDIGWGSQIRSYVLDQSRIKDLRTGVETGNTQAVLDGALDQFIEASLKSGL; encoded by the exons ATGCAGGATATCAACCCGATCACCAACCTGATCAACGACCTCAAGGGACGCACCCAGTCCCTGAGGGGGTATCTT GACTACCCTGAGAAACAGGAACGTCTGACCGAGGTTCTACGGGAACTCGAAGACCCTGCGATCTGGAGCGATCCTGCGAAGGCGCAGACCCTGGGGCGTGAAAGGGCGGCGCTGGAAACCATCGTGCTTACCATCGACGAACTCGAAGGCGGCCTCGGCGATGCAGCCGATCTGCTCGAGATGGCTGTGGAGGAGGGGGACGAAGAGATGGTCTCCTCCGTAGATGCAGATCTCAAATCTTACGAGCAGCAGGTCTCCTCACTGGAGTTCCGGCGCATGTTCTCCGGGGAGATGGACCCTTCCAATGCCTTCCTTGATATCCAGGCCGGCTCGGGTGGCACCGAAGCCCAGGACTGGGCCGAGATGCTGCTGCGCATGTATCTGCGCTGGGGTGAGGCACGGGGCTTCAAAACCGAATTGATGGAAGTCTCCGCCGGTGACGTGGCGGGGATCAAGTCGGCCACCATCAGGTTCGAAGGTGACCACGCCTTTGGCTGGCTGCGTACCGAGATTGGCGTACACCGGCTGGTGCGCAAATCCCCTTTCGATTCCGGCAACCGTCGCCATACTTCTTTTGCGGCGGTGTTTGTCTCCCCTGAGATCGACGACTCCATCGAGGTGGAGATCAATCCGGCAGACTTGCGTATCGACGTCTATAGAGCCAGTGGCGCAGGGGGGCAGCACGTCAACCGCACGGAGTCGGCAGTGCGCATCACCCACAACCCCACGGGAACGGTGGTGCAGTGTCAGAACGACCGCTCCCAGCACAAAAACAAAGATCATGCGATGAAACAGCTGCGGGCCAAGCTCTACGAATTGGAGATCCAGAAGCAGCGCGACTCTCAGGCGGCGGTGGAGGAGACTAAGTCCGACATCGGCTGGGGCAGTCAGATTCGTTCCTACGTGCTCGACCAGTCACGCATCAAGGATCTGCGTACCGGTGTGGAGACGGGCAATACCCAGGCAGTACTTGACGGTGCACTTGACCAGTTCATCGAGGCGAGTCTGAAGAGCGGGTTGTGA
- a CDS encoding efflux RND transporter permease subunit, giving the protein MLNKLIDWSVANRLLVVLALLAALGAAAALIPKLNLDAFPDVTNVQVQINTEAQGLAAEEVEQLITYPIEAVMYALPDVEEVRSISKTGLSVITVVFKEGTDIYFARQLVFERLQDAREQIPLGVGTPEMGPNTSGLGQIYQYILRSDDPQRDGAIALRSLNDWVVKLLLLPVDGITDVLSYGGEVRQYQVQVDPGKQLAYGISIDEIAEAIEANNRNAGGWYMDRGAEQLVIRGVGWLRAGKEGLQDIRNIPLKQKDGVVVRVGDITQVEFGGEIRQGAVTMTRRNTEGEPDPLGEVVVGIVLKRLGANTKATIDAVKERLTAIQQALPEGVTIEPFYDQADLVEQAVETVSRALSEAFVLIVVVLLLFLLNIRATLLVLISVPLSVGLALTAMSYWGLSANLMSLGGLAIAIGMMVDGSVVMMENIFKHLSRPGEEHLDRVGKTVAPGDSDPYNASHDHHGIPLRIQEAAREVGRPVFYAVIIIVVVFAPLFALEGVEGKLFQPMAVSIVLAMLTSLVVALVVIPALATFAFRRAVKHRNSPVFLPLEWLYRHSLRFALKVKWLVVLTVLGIFSGTMTLLPHLGTEFVPELEEGTINIRVTLAPSASLDTALGVAAKLEERLMTFPEVTYASSRIGRPELGGDPEPVSNIEIYVGLKPVEEWSSAQNRLELQKRFEEALSVHPGLLLTFSQPIVTRVDELLSGVKAELAIKLFGPDLKVLAAKGKTIETLTRQIDGTRGVEMEQIAGEAQLTIRPRRDLLARYGIPVSQVMDLVADGIGGTEAGQVIQGNERYDITVRLAKAFRKDTEALKKLVLQAPGGAWVRLGEVADVVIESGPPQIRRDDVQRRVVIQSNVEARDMGSLVAELRRRIADEIDLPAGYSVVFGGQFENQQRAQQRLMIVVPLSLSLIFLLLYFAFHSVGQALLIMLNVPLALIGGIAALYWTGQYLSVPGSIGFIALFGVAVLNGVVMVNAINRNIEAGGPVSEAVFQGALSRLRPVLMTAAIAALGLIPMLLSSGVGSEVQRPLATVVVGGLASSTLLTLFVLPSLYRVFSRGIQSDACR; this is encoded by the coding sequence ATGTTGAACAAACTGATCGACTGGTCGGTGGCCAACCGCCTGCTGGTGGTACTCGCCCTATTGGCCGCATTGGGTGCTGCTGCCGCACTGATTCCAAAACTCAATCTCGACGCCTTCCCGGATGTCACCAATGTCCAGGTGCAGATCAACACAGAGGCTCAGGGCCTGGCCGCCGAGGAGGTGGAGCAGCTCATTACCTATCCCATCGAAGCAGTGATGTACGCCCTGCCCGATGTGGAGGAGGTCCGTTCTATCTCAAAGACCGGACTCTCCGTCATCACCGTGGTCTTCAAAGAGGGCACCGATATCTACTTCGCCCGCCAGCTCGTCTTTGAGCGCCTGCAGGATGCCAGAGAGCAGATTCCCTTAGGGGTCGGCACACCGGAGATGGGACCCAACACCTCCGGCCTGGGACAGATCTATCAATATATACTGCGCTCCGACGATCCGCAGAGAGATGGCGCCATCGCCCTGCGCAGCCTCAACGACTGGGTGGTAAAGCTGCTGCTGTTACCCGTAGACGGCATTACCGATGTGCTCTCTTACGGTGGTGAAGTGCGGCAGTACCAGGTACAGGTCGACCCCGGAAAACAGCTCGCCTACGGAATCAGCATCGACGAGATTGCCGAAGCCATCGAGGCCAATAACCGCAACGCCGGTGGCTGGTATATGGACCGTGGCGCAGAACAGTTGGTGATCCGCGGTGTGGGTTGGCTGCGCGCAGGCAAGGAGGGTCTTCAAGACATCAGAAACATCCCGCTCAAGCAGAAAGACGGTGTAGTGGTGCGGGTGGGAGACATCACACAGGTGGAATTCGGTGGCGAGATTCGCCAGGGCGCGGTGACCATGACACGCCGCAACACCGAAGGGGAACCAGACCCTCTGGGCGAGGTGGTGGTCGGCATCGTGCTCAAACGTTTGGGGGCAAATACCAAGGCGACCATCGATGCAGTCAAAGAGCGACTGACTGCAATCCAGCAGGCGCTGCCGGAAGGCGTCACCATCGAACCCTTCTATGACCAGGCCGATCTGGTGGAGCAGGCGGTGGAGACGGTCAGTCGGGCGCTTTCGGAGGCCTTCGTACTGATCGTGGTTGTGCTGCTGCTGTTTCTGCTCAATATCCGTGCCACCCTGCTGGTGCTGATCTCAGTGCCACTATCGGTCGGGCTGGCCCTGACCGCCATGAGCTACTGGGGACTCTCAGCCAATCTGATGTCATTAGGGGGTCTGGCCATCGCCATCGGTATGATGGTGGACGGTTCGGTGGTGATGATGGAGAACATCTTTAAACACCTCTCCCGCCCGGGCGAGGAACATCTGGATAGGGTCGGGAAAACTGTTGCCCCCGGCGATAGCGATCCCTATAACGCTTCCCATGATCACCACGGCATCCCCCTGCGCATTCAGGAAGCCGCCCGCGAGGTGGGCAGGCCAGTGTTCTATGCGGTGATCATCATCGTCGTGGTCTTTGCCCCACTATTCGCGCTGGAAGGTGTTGAGGGCAAACTGTTCCAACCCATGGCCGTTTCCATCGTGCTGGCAATGTTGACCTCACTCGTTGTGGCGTTGGTGGTCATACCTGCACTCGCCACTTTTGCCTTCCGCCGGGCCGTCAAACATCGCAACAGCCCGGTCTTCCTGCCACTGGAGTGGCTCTACCGGCACTCACTTCGCTTCGCCCTGAAAGTGAAATGGCTGGTGGTGTTGACGGTCTTGGGCATTTTCTCCGGCACCATGACACTGCTACCCCATCTGGGCACAGAATTCGTGCCGGAACTGGAAGAAGGCACCATCAACATCCGTGTCACCCTGGCACCCTCAGCCAGCCTGGATACCGCACTGGGTGTGGCGGCAAAGCTTGAAGAGCGCCTCATGACCTTCCCCGAGGTGACCTATGCCTCCAGCCGCATCGGCCGGCCTGAGCTCGGTGGTGACCCGGAACCTGTCTCCAACATAGAGATCTACGTGGGATTGAAACCAGTGGAAGAGTGGAGCAGCGCGCAAAACCGCCTCGAGCTGCAGAAACGATTTGAAGAGGCCCTGTCAGTGCATCCCGGCCTGCTCCTCACCTTCTCGCAACCCATCGTCACGCGAGTGGACGAGTTACTCTCCGGCGTCAAGGCAGAACTGGCGATCAAACTGTTTGGGCCGGACCTGAAGGTACTGGCTGCAAAAGGCAAAACCATCGAGACATTGACTCGACAGATCGATGGCACCCGCGGCGTGGAGATGGAACAGATCGCCGGTGAGGCCCAGCTGACGATACGTCCCAGGCGGGATCTGCTGGCCCGCTACGGCATCCCGGTTTCCCAGGTGATGGATCTGGTGGCCGACGGCATCGGGGGCACCGAGGCGGGTCAGGTCATTCAGGGCAACGAGCGATACGATATCACTGTGCGCCTCGCAAAAGCGTTCCGCAAGGATACAGAGGCACTGAAAAAGTTGGTACTGCAGGCCCCCGGCGGCGCCTGGGTGCGGTTGGGGGAAGTGGCCGATGTGGTGATCGAGTCCGGCCCCCCGCAAATCCGCCGTGATGATGTGCAGCGCCGGGTAGTGATCCAGTCCAACGTGGAGGCTCGTGACATGGGCAGTCTGGTGGCCGAACTACGCCGGCGTATCGCTGATGAGATCGATCTGCCGGCGGGCTACTCAGTGGTTTTCGGGGGGCAGTTCGAGAACCAGCAGCGGGCGCAGCAGAGGCTGATGATTGTGGTACCCCTCTCTCTCAGCCTGATCTTTCTGCTGCTCTACTTCGCCTTTCACTCCGTGGGACAGGCGTTACTGATCATGCTCAACGTACCGTTGGCCCTGATCGGCGGCATCGCCGCCCTCTACTGGACCGGCCAGTATCTCTCGGTACCCGGCTCCATCGGATTTATCGCACTGTTTGGTGTAGCGGTACTCAACGGCGTGGTAATGGTCAACGCCATCAACCGGAATATCGAGGCCGGTGGCCCCGTTTCCGAGGCAGTCTTCCAAGGCGCCCTCTCCCGCCTGCGTCCGGTACTGATGACCGCTGCCATTGCCGCATTGGGCTTGATACCGATGCTGCTCTCCTCGGGTGTCGGCTCCGAAGTACAGCGCCCCCTGGCCACCGTGGTGGTCGGAGGACTGGCATCGAGCACCCTGCTGACCCTGTTTGTCCTGCCCAGCCTCTATCGGGTATTTTCAAGAGGGATTCAGTCCGATGCTTGCCGTTAA